A window of the Streptomyces sp. Ag109_O5-10 genome harbors these coding sequences:
- the prcA gene encoding proteasome subunit alpha, translating to MSTPFYVSPQQAMADRAEYARKGIARGRSLVVLQYADGIVFVGENPSRALHKFSEIYDRIGFAAAGKYNEYENLRIGGVRYADLRGYTYDRDDVTARGLANVYAQTLGTIFSSAAEKPYEVELVVAEVGETPEGDQIYRLPHDGSIVDEHGSVAVGGSAEQISTYLDREHREGMTLAEALKLAVTALSRESNGTQREIPAERLEVAVLDRTRPQKRKFKRIVGPQLSRLLEAGGAATAAEAEDAEESGGDVE from the coding sequence GTGTCGACGCCGTTCTATGTCTCACCTCAGCAGGCGATGGCGGACCGTGCCGAGTACGCCCGCAAGGGCATCGCGCGTGGCCGCAGCCTGGTTGTGCTCCAGTACGCCGACGGCATCGTGTTCGTCGGTGAGAACCCGTCCCGTGCGCTGCACAAGTTCAGCGAGATCTATGACCGGATCGGTTTCGCGGCCGCCGGTAAGTACAACGAGTACGAGAATCTGCGGATCGGTGGGGTGCGGTACGCCGATCTGCGTGGTTACACCTATGACCGTGACGATGTGACGGCGCGTGGTCTGGCGAACGTGTACGCCCAGACGCTGGGCACGATCTTCTCGTCGGCGGCGGAGAAGCCGTACGAGGTGGAGCTGGTCGTCGCGGAGGTCGGGGAGACTCCGGAGGGTGACCAGATCTATCGGTTGCCGCACGACGGCTCGATCGTGGACGAGCACGGTTCGGTGGCGGTCGGTGGCAGTGCGGAGCAGATCAGTACGTATCTGGACCGTGAGCACCGGGAGGGTATGACCCTGGCGGAGGCCCTGAAGCTGGCTGTGACGGCGCTGTCGCGGGAGTCGAACGGTACGCAGCGGGAGATCCCGGCGGAGCGTCTCGAGGTCGCGGTGCTGGACCGGACGCGTCCGCAGAAGCGGAAGTTCAAGCGGATCGTGGGTCCGCAGTTGTCGCGGCTGCTGGAGGCGGGCGGTGCGGCGACGGCCGCGGAGGCCGAGGACGCCGAGGAGTCCGGCGGAGACGTCGAGTAG
- a CDS encoding LacI family DNA-binding transcriptional regulator, which translates to MCAVHTSRRRSPPPVPPSSTRPTSRDVAQAAGVSQAAVSLVLGDKWRGRVSETTAQRVREAARDLGYRPNLAARNLRLGRTRTVLLVVPALTTEFFAGVYTGAARVASAHGFGVLLYPSPEGIGPARDPFASAQSALDGVIASSMAADALTAIRGDQLPLVMLDSDPDGSLGAATVNLDIADGVRQTADHLLNLGHRHFLHLAADIASWTFEVRAHELATRTSAVPGTSLRTIRAPISIEGAQAATEAALTTPGPRPTALVCDDDKLAAGAYKALRRQGLRIPDDISVTGLDDLALATAIDPELTTVRLDAELFGERGMQALLAVLDGREPEHGDIPVELVVRGSTAPPRPS; encoded by the coding sequence ATGTGCGCTGTTCACACGTCCAGACGAAGGAGCCCACCCCCGGTGCCACCCAGCAGCACGCGCCCCACGAGCCGCGACGTCGCCCAGGCAGCCGGCGTCTCCCAGGCCGCCGTGTCGCTCGTGCTCGGCGACAAATGGCGCGGCCGCGTCTCCGAGACCACCGCCCAACGCGTCCGCGAAGCCGCCCGCGACCTCGGCTACCGCCCCAACCTCGCCGCCCGCAACCTCCGCCTCGGCCGCACCCGCACCGTCCTCCTCGTCGTCCCCGCCCTCACCACCGAGTTCTTCGCCGGCGTCTACACCGGCGCCGCCCGCGTCGCCTCCGCGCACGGCTTCGGCGTCCTCCTCTACCCCTCCCCCGAAGGCATCGGCCCGGCCCGCGACCCCTTCGCCTCCGCCCAGTCCGCCCTCGACGGCGTCATCGCCTCCTCCATGGCCGCCGACGCCCTCACCGCCATCCGCGGCGACCAGCTCCCCCTCGTCATGCTCGACAGCGACCCCGACGGCAGCCTCGGCGCCGCCACCGTCAACCTCGACATCGCCGACGGCGTACGCCAGACCGCCGACCACCTCCTGAACCTCGGCCACCGCCACTTCCTGCACCTGGCCGCCGACATCGCCTCCTGGACCTTCGAGGTACGCGCACACGAACTGGCCACCCGCACGTCAGCGGTACCCGGCACCTCACTGCGCACGATCCGCGCCCCGATCTCGATCGAAGGCGCCCAAGCCGCCACCGAGGCCGCCCTCACCACCCCCGGACCCCGCCCCACCGCCCTCGTCTGCGACGACGACAAACTCGCCGCCGGCGCCTACAAAGCCCTCCGCCGCCAAGGCCTGCGCATCCCCGACGACATCTCCGTCACCGGCCTCGACGACCTCGCCCTCGCCACCGCCATCGACCCCGAGCTGACGACCGTACGCCTGGACGCGGAACTCTTCGGGGAACGCGGCATGCAGGCCCTCCTCGCCGTCCTGGACGGCCGCGAACCCGAACACGGCGACATCCCCGTCGAACTCGTCGTACGAGGCTCCACAGCACCCCCACGCCCCTCGTGA
- a CDS encoding MFS transporter produces the protein MAAGYLEILRARHAARLLAGTLVGRLPNATAAIAIVLFVRAEGGTYSLAGALAAVYGVANAVGQPVLGRLVDLRGQPRVQLPAALASAGAMAVFAFAGTGSLPVAYAAVAAAGLFTPPLEGGLRALWPSVLGGEERVHTAYAMDAVAQEVMFTVGPLLVTLCVSLWSARAALLMVNVVGVLGALSVVVSAPSRAWRSAPREAHWLGALRSPGLLALLGAFLFVGIALGSITVASVPYADGHGGDAVYGWMMAALGLGALLGGSVYGARRWAGEPARRLRVLVALLAVCYLPLMLMPGALAMVLLTVLAGVFLAPAIACAFVLVDRHAPRGTVTEAFSWLVTTFTVGASVGTGVAGPVVEAGGALWGFAVPGAAGGVSLLVLAVTGRVLAAPGGGAVVAAGSENDPNRAVEPRFSSGDRA, from the coding sequence ATGGCCGCGGGGTACCTGGAGATCCTCAGGGCGAGGCACGCGGCCCGGCTGCTGGCGGGGACGCTGGTGGGGCGGCTGCCGAACGCGACGGCGGCGATCGCGATCGTGCTGTTCGTGCGGGCGGAGGGCGGCACGTACAGCCTGGCGGGGGCGCTCGCGGCGGTGTACGGGGTGGCCAACGCGGTGGGTCAGCCGGTGCTGGGGCGGCTGGTCGACCTGCGCGGGCAGCCGCGGGTCCAGTTGCCGGCGGCGCTGGCGTCGGCGGGTGCGATGGCCGTGTTCGCGTTCGCGGGTACCGGGTCGCTGCCGGTCGCGTACGCGGCCGTGGCGGCGGCGGGGCTGTTCACTCCGCCGCTGGAGGGCGGGTTGCGGGCGCTGTGGCCGAGTGTCCTGGGTGGGGAGGAGCGGGTCCACACGGCGTACGCGATGGACGCGGTGGCGCAGGAAGTCATGTTCACGGTGGGGCCGTTGCTGGTGACGCTGTGCGTGTCGCTGTGGTCGGCGCGGGCGGCGCTGCTGATGGTGAACGTGGTGGGGGTGCTCGGGGCGCTCTCGGTGGTGGTCTCGGCGCCGTCGCGGGCGTGGCGGTCGGCGCCGCGTGAGGCGCACTGGCTGGGTGCGCTGCGCTCGCCGGGGCTGCTGGCGCTGCTGGGCGCGTTCCTGTTCGTGGGGATCGCGCTGGGGTCCATCACGGTGGCGTCGGTGCCGTACGCGGACGGCCACGGGGGTGACGCGGTGTACGGCTGGATGATGGCGGCGCTGGGGCTGGGTGCGCTGCTGGGGGGCAGTGTCTACGGGGCGCGGCGGTGGGCGGGGGAGCCGGCGCGGCGACTGCGCGTGCTGGTGGCTCTTCTGGCGGTGTGTTATCTGCCGCTGATGCTGATGCCGGGGGCGTTGGCCATGGTGTTGCTCACAGTGCTGGCCGGGGTGTTCCTGGCGCCGGCGATCGCGTGTGCGTTCGTGCTGGTGGACCGGCATGCGCCGAGGGGCACGGTCACCGAGGCGTTCTCCTGGCTTGTGACGACGTTCACAGTGGGGGCGTCGGTGGGAACGGGCGTGGCCGGGCCGGTGGTCGAGGCGGGCGGGGCCCTGTGGGGGTTCGCGGTGCCGGGTGCGGCGGGGGGTGTGTCGCTGCTGGTCCTGGCGGTCACGGGGCGGGTCCTCGCAGCTCCCGGTGGGGGTGCGGTGGTTGCGGCCGGTTCGGAAAATGATCCAAATCGTGCTGTCGAACCCCGTTTCAGCTCAGGGGATCGGGCGTAA
- the pafA gene encoding Pup--protein ligase — protein MDRRIFGLENEYGVTCTFRGQRRLSPDEVARYLFRRVVSWGRSSNVFLRNGARLYLDVGSHPEYATPECDNVTELVTHDKAGERILEGLLVDAERRLHEEGIAGDVYLFKNNTDSAGNSYGCHENYLVARHGEFSRLADILIPFLVTRQLLCGAGKVLQTPRGAVYCVSQRAEHIWEGVSSATTRSRPIINTRDEPHADAERYRRLHVIVGDSNMSETTMLLKVGATDLVLRMIEAGTVMRDLTLENPIRAIREVSHDITGRRKVRLASGREASALEVQREYYEKAVDFCERRGIRTGTVEQVLELWGRTLDAIEAEDLDRIGTEIDWVMKYKLIERYRAKHNMTMSHPRVAQIDLAYHDIHRRRGLYYLLEKKGQAARICNDLKIFEGKSVPPQTTRARLRGDFIRRAQEQRRDFTVDWVHLKLNDQAQRTVLCKDPFRSVDDRVEKLIAGM, from the coding sequence ATGGACCGCCGCATTTTCGGGCTGGAGAACGAGTACGGCGTCACGTGCACGTTCAGGGGACAGCGCCGCCTGTCGCCTGACGAGGTGGCGCGGTACCTCTTCCGCCGTGTCGTGTCATGGGGCCGTAGCAGCAATGTCTTTCTGCGGAACGGCGCCCGGCTCTATCTCGACGTGGGCTCACATCCGGAATACGCGACACCCGAGTGTGACAATGTGACCGAACTGGTCACCCACGACAAGGCCGGCGAGCGCATTCTCGAAGGGCTGTTGGTGGACGCCGAACGACGCCTGCATGAGGAAGGAATCGCGGGCGACGTCTACCTTTTCAAGAACAACACGGACTCGGCGGGCAACTCCTATGGTTGCCACGAGAACTATCTGGTGGCGCGGCACGGGGAGTTCTCCCGGCTCGCGGACATCCTCATTCCGTTCCTGGTGACCCGGCAGCTGCTGTGCGGCGCCGGGAAGGTGCTGCAGACCCCGCGCGGTGCGGTGTACTGCGTGAGCCAGCGGGCGGAGCACATCTGGGAGGGCGTCTCCTCGGCGACGACGCGTTCCCGGCCGATCATCAACACGCGCGACGAGCCGCACGCCGACGCCGAGCGCTACCGCCGGCTGCACGTCATCGTCGGCGACTCGAACATGTCCGAGACGACGATGCTGCTGAAGGTCGGCGCCACCGACCTGGTGCTGCGCATGATCGAGGCGGGCACGGTGATGCGGGACCTCACCCTGGAGAACCCGATCCGGGCGATCCGCGAGGTCAGCCACGACATCACGGGCCGGCGCAAGGTGCGTCTGGCCAGCGGCCGGGAGGCCTCCGCCCTCGAGGTGCAGCGGGAGTACTACGAGAAGGCCGTGGACTTCTGCGAGCGGCGCGGCATCCGCACCGGCACGGTCGAGCAGGTGCTGGAGCTGTGGGGCCGGACGCTGGACGCGATCGAGGCCGAGGACCTGGACCGGATCGGCACCGAGATCGACTGGGTGATGAAGTACAAGCTCATCGAGCGGTACCGGGCCAAGCACAACATGACCATGTCCCATCCGCGGGTGGCGCAGATAGACCTCGCCTATCACGACATTCACCGTCGTCGGGGTCTGTATTACCTGCTGGAGAAGAAGGGTCAAGCCGCGCGGATCTGCAATGACTTGAAGATCTTCGAGGGCAAGTCGGTTCCGCCGCAGACGACTCGGGCGCGGCTGCGCGGTGACTTCATCAGGAGGGCCCAGGAGCAGCGCCGGGACTTCACGGTCGACTGGGTGCATCTCAAGCTCAACGACCAGGCGCAGCGCACGGTGTTGTGCAAGGACCCGTTCCGTTCGGTCGACGACCGGGTGGAGAAGCTCATCGCCGGTATGTGA
- a CDS encoding FKBP-type peptidyl-prolyl cis-trans isomerase has protein sequence MRRRSLLLAAVPAGLVTLAGCGDNSSSSSKASASPSASASVPPPKIVDGPLPAITAGTKFNEKPTVAKGTGDPSKNLAVKTVIAGSGRTVAENDFIQANYLGQIWSTAKVFDQSYDRTPLLMQLAAGSIIDGWRYGLAGKKVGSRVLMAVPPTWGYGSAGNAQAGIKGTDTLVFVVDILNSFNSKSSSTGKEVAQSDPSLPKVGTNTDGKAPSIEIPKVDPPKTLVSNYVLEGDGAAVQPAQTVLCQFKGEVWDTGKVFEQTYESGRLAQFSLAQMQEVLKGLAQGITGKKVGSRILVVTPPELAYGNNPPSGGVVKKGSTLVFTVDILAAM, from the coding sequence GTGCGCCGACGCTCTCTCCTCCTTGCCGCTGTTCCCGCGGGACTGGTCACGCTCGCCGGGTGTGGTGACAACTCGTCCTCCTCCAGCAAGGCCAGTGCCTCGCCGTCGGCGTCCGCCTCGGTGCCGCCGCCGAAGATCGTGGACGGGCCGTTGCCGGCGATCACGGCGGGCACGAAGTTCAACGAGAAGCCGACGGTGGCCAAGGGCACCGGTGACCCGTCGAAGAACCTGGCGGTCAAGACGGTGATCGCGGGCAGCGGCAGGACGGTCGCGGAGAACGACTTCATCCAGGCCAACTACCTGGGGCAGATCTGGTCCACGGCGAAGGTCTTCGACCAGTCGTACGACCGCACGCCGCTGCTGATGCAGCTCGCCGCGGGCAGCATCATCGACGGCTGGCGGTACGGGCTGGCCGGGAAGAAGGTCGGCAGCCGGGTGCTGATGGCGGTGCCCCCGACGTGGGGCTACGGCAGCGCCGGCAATGCGCAGGCGGGGATCAAGGGCACCGACACGCTGGTGTTCGTGGTGGACATCCTGAACTCGTTCAACTCGAAGAGCTCCAGCACGGGCAAGGAGGTCGCGCAGAGCGACCCGTCGCTGCCCAAGGTCGGCACGAACACGGACGGCAAGGCCCCCTCGATCGAGATTCCCAAGGTGGACCCGCCGAAGACGCTGGTGTCGAACTACGTGCTGGAGGGCGACGGCGCGGCGGTGCAGCCGGCGCAGACCGTCCTGTGCCAGTTCAAGGGCGAGGTCTGGGACACCGGCAAGGTCTTCGAGCAGACGTACGAGAGTGGGCGGCTGGCGCAGTTCTCGCTCGCGCAGATGCAGGAGGTCCTCAAGGGGCTGGCGCAGGGCATCACCGGGAAGAAGGTGGGCAGCCGGATCCTGGTCGTCACGCCGCCGGAGCTGGCCTACGGGAACAACCCGCCGAGCGGTGGTGTGGTGAAGAAGGGTTCGACGCTGGTGTTCACGGTGGACATTCTTGCGGCGATGTAG
- a CDS encoding FKBP-type peptidyl-prolyl cis-trans isomerase produces MSIDKPEIDFPEGPAPADLEIKDIWEGDGEVAQAGQTVTVHYVGVAFSTGEEFDASWNRGTPFRFPLGGGRVIKGWDQGVQGMKVGGRRQLTIPAHLAYGDQSPTPAIKPGETLIFVVDLLGV; encoded by the coding sequence GTGAGCATCGACAAGCCCGAGATCGACTTCCCCGAGGGCCCGGCCCCGGCCGACCTGGAGATCAAGGACATCTGGGAGGGTGACGGCGAGGTGGCCCAGGCGGGTCAGACCGTCACCGTGCACTACGTGGGTGTCGCGTTCAGCACCGGCGAGGAGTTCGACGCCAGCTGGAACCGCGGCACGCCGTTCCGCTTCCCGCTGGGCGGCGGCCGGGTCATCAAGGGCTGGGACCAGGGCGTGCAGGGCATGAAGGTCGGCGGGCGCCGCCAGCTGACCATCCCCGCCCACCTCGCCTACGGCGACCAGAGCCCGACGCCTGCGATCAAGCCCGGCGAGACGCTGATCTTCGTCGTGGACCTGCTCGGGGTCTGA
- a CDS encoding YafY family protein yields MAIAKAERLMNLALCLLGTRRPLSKRELRESIEAYLEAGSDDSFSRMFERDKDDLRELGLVIETVENLDGEVGYLARRDSNRLPPITLDAEEAAALGLAAKVWQQARLAGAASGALQKLRAAGLPEDVDPYEAHGALEPRIPVHEAAFEPLMLACRDRRPVVFDYRKANAARPETRTVEPWALECWRGHWYLAGWDRDRGAERVFRLSRITGKVRSRGTPFTAPVPDVVTVRETVAGWAGEIADRSALIRLRSGAGYPLRAKATAVRELGDGWDELEIPYGHGLDAWLVEFGPDVMVVEPAELRADVVDRLRAVAKG; encoded by the coding sequence ATGGCCATTGCCAAGGCCGAGCGGCTGATGAACCTGGCGCTGTGCCTGCTGGGGACGCGGCGGCCGCTCAGCAAGCGTGAGCTGCGCGAATCCATCGAGGCCTACCTGGAGGCGGGCAGCGACGACTCCTTCAGCCGGATGTTCGAGCGGGACAAGGACGATCTCCGCGAACTCGGGCTGGTGATCGAGACCGTCGAGAACCTGGACGGCGAGGTCGGCTACCTCGCGCGCCGCGACAGCAACCGTCTGCCGCCCATCACCCTGGACGCCGAGGAGGCCGCCGCCCTCGGTCTCGCCGCGAAGGTCTGGCAGCAGGCCCGGCTGGCCGGTGCCGCCAGCGGTGCCCTGCAGAAGCTGCGCGCGGCCGGCCTCCCCGAGGATGTCGACCCGTACGAGGCGCACGGCGCCCTGGAGCCGCGGATCCCGGTGCACGAGGCCGCCTTCGAGCCGCTGATGCTGGCCTGCCGGGACCGCCGCCCGGTCGTCTTCGACTACCGCAAGGCCAACGCCGCCCGCCCCGAGACCCGGACCGTGGAGCCCTGGGCCCTGGAGTGCTGGCGAGGCCACTGGTACCTGGCGGGCTGGGACCGCGACCGGGGTGCCGAGCGGGTGTTCCGGCTGTCCCGGATCACCGGGAAGGTCCGCTCCCGAGGCACTCCCTTCACCGCGCCGGTCCCGGACGTCGTCACCGTCCGCGAGACCGTGGCGGGCTGGGCCGGTGAGATCGCGGACCGTTCCGCGCTGATCCGGCTGCGCTCAGGTGCCGGCTACCCCCTTCGGGCGAAGGCCACCGCGGTGCGGGAACTCGGAGACGGGTGGGACGAGTTGGAGATTCCGTACGGGCACGGGCTGGACGCCTGGCTGGTGGAGTTCGGGCCGGACGTCATGGTGGTCGAGCCGGCCGAGCTGCGCGCCGACGTGGTGGACCGGCTGCGTGCCGTGGCCAAGGGCTGA
- a CDS encoding YafY family protein has translation MAGKPVRPVNAIDQTRRMLSLVTYLRERPGARIADVARAFGITEDELVSDLDVLPMCGTSFRGGDLLDIDTDGERIWWHNAAALGEEAAEPLRLAADEATALLVAARAVATLPGLREGDRQALLRATAKLETAAGEAGDASARLSVTFESEGGVFADVDRAIAERRRLWIRYYSPARDEVTEREIDPIRLVSVGHTYVEAWCRRSEARRTFRLDRVAEIKILDEPSAPPEIELRDLSEALVQPAAEDPEVVVEVGPGGRWVAEYYPHDSADELPDGGLRITLRTPDPTSLRRLALRLGGDGRIVSPPELADSARRAAREALAAYDQVGHGDVEGHE, from the coding sequence GTGGCAGGAAAACCGGTCAGGCCCGTGAACGCCATCGACCAGACCCGGCGGATGCTCTCCCTGGTGACCTACCTGCGCGAGCGCCCCGGCGCCCGGATCGCGGACGTGGCGCGCGCCTTCGGGATCACCGAGGACGAACTGGTCTCCGACCTCGACGTGCTGCCCATGTGCGGCACCAGCTTCCGGGGCGGCGATCTGCTGGACATCGACACCGACGGCGAGCGCATCTGGTGGCACAACGCGGCCGCGCTCGGCGAGGAGGCCGCCGAACCGCTCAGGCTCGCCGCCGACGAGGCGACCGCGCTCCTGGTCGCCGCCCGCGCGGTGGCCACCCTGCCGGGCCTGCGCGAGGGCGACCGGCAGGCGCTGCTGCGGGCCACCGCCAAGCTGGAGACCGCGGCCGGCGAGGCGGGTGACGCCAGCGCCCGGCTCTCGGTGACCTTCGAGTCCGAGGGCGGGGTCTTCGCCGACGTCGACCGGGCGATCGCCGAGCGCCGCCGGCTGTGGATCCGCTACTACTCACCGGCCCGCGACGAGGTCACCGAGCGCGAGATCGACCCCATCCGCCTGGTCAGCGTCGGTCACACCTATGTGGAGGCCTGGTGCCGCCGCTCCGAGGCCCGGCGCACCTTCCGGCTCGACCGGGTCGCCGAGATCAAGATCCTCGACGAGCCGTCCGCACCCCCCGAGATCGAGCTGCGCGACCTGTCCGAGGCCCTGGTGCAGCCGGCCGCCGAGGATCCCGAGGTGGTCGTCGAGGTCGGCCCCGGCGGCCGCTGGGTCGCCGAGTACTACCCGCACGACAGCGCCGATGAGCTTCCCGACGGCGGGCTGCGTATTACTCTGCGCACCCCCGATCCGACCTCCCTGCGCCGGCTGGCGCTCAGGCTCGGCGGAGACGGCCGGATCGTGTCACCGCCCGAGCTGGCCGACAGCGCCCGCCGGGCGGCCCGCGAGGCACTGGCGGCGTACGACCAGGTCGGGCACGGCGACGTGGAAGGGCATGAGTGA